A region from the Neurospora crassa OR74A linkage group V, whole genome shotgun sequence genome encodes:
- a CDS encoding phenylalanyl-tRNA synthetase subunit beta: MPTINVDKYRLFEELGEQFTPDTFQQLCFEFGIELDKDTEEDETRPKDQAPELAIEIPANRYDMLCFEGIAMYLNIFRGKQTTPNFKLLDIPEDKMQKITVSPETEKVRPYVAGAILRNLKFTPERYESFIGLQDKLHQNLARQRTLVSIGTHDLDTIQGPFTYEALAPKDINFVPLNQTKKMNGQELMEFYESDKHLGRYLHIIRDKPVYPVIFDANKTVCSLPPIINSDHSKITLDTKNVFIEITATDQTKLDIVCNIMVAMFSKYCDEPFTIEPVKIVSEHNGTTRVTPSLHTRVMDVEVDYLNQCCGLQESPESLCKLLGKMAYTAVPDKEDAKLIKVSVPPTRADVLHACDVMEDVAIAYGYNNLPRTSPNQASTIGKPLMINKVSDIVRNECAMAGWIEVMPLILCSHEENFEWLNRVDDGQTAVKLANPKSVEYQVVRTSLLPGLLKTLRENKSVRLPLKITEVADIALKDETKERKARNERHFAAAFYGKTSGFEVVHGLLDRILSMLRVSFVTHEEDLHGKSIDYKVAENPSEEKGNGYFIKEIDEPTFFQGRAAAIYLRLGGETRRIGEFGVLHPTVLEKFDLRYPVSVLEVNLEVFL; the protein is encoded by the exons ATGCCTACCATTAACGTTGACAAGTATCGCCTCTTTGAGGAGCTTGGCGAGCA GTTCACTCCCGACACCTTCCAACAGCTCTGCTTCGAGTTCGGTATCGAGCTCGACAAGGAcaccgaggaggatgagacgCGCCCCAAGGACCAGGCCCCCGAGCTGGCCATCGAGATTCCCGCCAACCGCTACGACATGCTCTGCTTCGAGGGCATCGCCATGTACCTGAACATCTTCCGCGGCAAGCAGACCACCCCCAACTTCAAGTTGCTCGACATCCCCGAGGACAAGATGCAGAAGATCACCGTCAGCCCCGAGACCGAAAAGGTCCGCCCCTACGTCGCCGGCGCCATCCTGCGCAACCTCAAGTTCACCCCGGAGAGATACGAGTCCTTCATCGGCCTGCAAGACAAGCTTCACCAGAACCTGGCCAGGCAAAGAACCCTCGTCTCTATCGGCACCCACGATCTCGACACCATCCAGGGCCCCTTCACCTACGAGGCCCTCGCCCCCAAGGACATCAACTTTGTCCCCCTCAACCAGACCAAGAAGATGAACGGCCAAGAGCTGATGGAGTTCTACGAGTCCGACAAGCACCTCGGCCGCTACCTGCACATCATCCGCGACAAGCCCGTCTACCCCGTCATCTTCGACGCCAACAAGACCGTCTGCTCGCTGCCgcccatcatcaacagcgACCACTCCAAGATCACGCTCGACACCAAGAACGTCTTCATCGAGATCACCGCCACCGACCAGACCAAGCTCGACATTGTCTGCAACATCATGGTCGCCATGTTCTCCAAGTACTGCGACGAGCCCTTCACCATCGAGCCCGTCAAGATCGTGTCCGAGCACAACGGCACCACCCGCGTCACCCCCAGCCTGCACACCCGTGTCATGGACGTCGAGGTCGATTACCTCAACCAGTGCTGCGGCCTTCAAGAGTCGCCCGAGTCGCTGTGCAAGCTGCTCGGCAAGATGGCGTACACTGCTGTCCCCGATAAGGAGGACGCCAAGCTCATCAAGGTTTCTGTGCCTCCTACCCGTGCCGATGTGTTGCACGCCTGCGATGTG ATGGAAGACGTCGCCATCGCTTACGGCTACAACAACCTCCCCCGCACCTCCCCCAACCAGGCCTCCACCATCGGCAAGCCGCTCATGATCAACAAGGTGTCCGACATTGTGCGCAACGAATGCGCCATGGCCGGCTGGATCGAAGTCATGCCCTTGATCCTCTGCTCGCACGAGGAGAACTTTGAGTGGCTCAATCGTGTTGACGACGGCCAGACCGCCGTCAAGCTCGCCAACCCCAAGTCGGTCGAATACCAAGTCGTGCGCACCTCCCTTTTGCCTGGTCTGCTGAAGACCCTGCGCGAGAACAAGTCGGTACGTTTGCCGCTCAAGATCACCGAGGTGGCCGATATCGCCTTGAAGGACGAGACCAAGGAGCGCAAGGCGCGCAACGAACGTCACTTCGCCGCGGCTTTCTACGGCAAGACTTCGGGTTTCGAAGTGGTCCACGGCCTGCTGGACAGGATCCTGTCCATGCTGCGCGTCAGCTTCGTCACGCATGAGGAGGACCTCCATGGCAAGAGCATCGACTACAAGGTTGCGGAAAACCCGAGCGAGGAGAAGGGCAACGGGTATTTCATCAAGGAGATTGACGAGCCCACCTTCTTCCAGGGGAGGGCGGCGGCCATCTATCTGCGCTTGGGAGGCGAGACCAGGAGGATTGGCGAGTTTGGTGTGCTGCATCCGACTGTGCTGGAGAAGTTTGACTTGAGATACCCGGTTAGTGTGTTGGAGGTTAATCTGGAGGTTTTCCTTTGA
- a CDS encoding amidohydrolase, with the protein MTDPTISTTIASAIQSNKSEIALINTHIHSNPELAYLEFTAHSTLVHSLRRLGGFTITSPAYGLPTSFEAEYGSGGRLIIFNAEYDALPEIGHACGHNLIASASLAAFLGVAAALKQSGQPGRVRLLGTPAEEGGGGKLKLIEAGAYKGCDACLMVHPGPQSKLPPGINAVSYVRMLANVKYRVYFTGREAHASIAPWHGVNALDAVCLSYNAVSMLRQQIRPEERIHGIFREAGTRPNVTPADCCVEYYVRSTTRRGAEELGKRVLKCFEGAALATGCEWRKEDLPAYFDVRPSKPLCKAWMEAVQPAGSVAWEDPTDFFQGSTDMGNVCYECPGFHGVFGIETEDGAANHTKGFTKGAGTQDAFERALECGRAMAEVGWRVLADEEFAADVRREWEVDMKVAGGN; encoded by the coding sequence ATGACTGACCCAACCATCTCCACGACCATTGCCTCAGCAATTCAGTCCAACAAATCCGAAATCGCCCTCATCAACACCCACATCCACTCCAACCCCGAACTCGCCTACCTCGAATTCACCGCCCACTCCACCCTGGTGCACTCCTTGCGCCGCCTCGGCGGCTTCACCATCACCTCCCCCGCCTACGGTCTGCCCACCTCTTTCGAGGCTGAATACGGCTCCGGCGGCCGCCTGATCATTTTCAACGCCGAGTACGACGCCCTTCCCGAGATCGGCCATGCTTGCGGCCACAACCTGATCGCCTCCGCTTCCCTTGCCGCTTTCTTGGGGGTAGCCGCGGCCCTTAAGCAGTCCGGCCAACCAGGACGAGTCCGCCTCCTCGGGACCCCAGCCgaagaaggcggcggaggtaAACTCAAGTTAATTGAGGCCGGCGCTTATAAAGGGTGTGATGCATGCTTGATGGTCCACCCTGGTCCACAATCCAAGCTACCTCCTGGCATCAACGCTGTTTCGTACGTGCGCATGCTAGCCAACGTCAAGTATCGTGTTTACTTCACCGGTCGCGAAGCGCACGCAAGCATAGCCCCTTGGCATGGCGTCAACGCCCTGGACGCCGTTTGTCTAAGTTACAATGCCGTCAGCATGCTTCGCCAGCAGATTCGACCGGAAGAGCGTATCCACGGTATTTTCAGAGAAGCAGGCACAAGGCCGAACGTCACACCAGCCGATTGTTGCGTGGAGTACTACGTCCGCAGCACCACACGACGCGGCGCCGAAGAGTTGGGAAAGAGAGTCCTGAAATGCTTTGAGGGCGCTGCGCTAGCGACGGGGTGTGAGTGGCGCAAGGAGGACCTGCCGGCTTACTTTGATGTGCGCCCGTCGAAACCTCTATGCAAGGCGTGGATGGAGGCCGTGCAACCGGCTGGATCGGTGGCGTGGGAGGACCCTACAGATTTCTTCCAGGGGAGCACGGATATGGGGAATGTGTGCTATGAGTGTCCGGGGTTTCATGGTGTGTTTGGCATCGAGACGGAGGATGGGGCGGCGAATCATACAAAGGGGTTCACAAAGGGGGCGGGGACACAGGACGCGTTTGAGAGGGCGTTGGAGTGTGGACGGGCGATGGCGGAGGTTGGGTGGAGGGTTCTGGCGGATGAGGAGTTTGCGGCGGATGTGAGGAGGGAGTGGGAGGTGGATATGAAGGTTGCGGGAGGgaattag